AACTCAGAATATTTCTACCAAAATGTCTTAACTGCTCAACTGTCTCATCTGGTCTTGATCCCTAGAAGGCACTTCTCTTACACCCACATTTGTTACCGTTGAGGTATCACCACCAGTATCTCCCAGTTAGCCTGGTAACCTCCTACAACGCAAGCATCACTCTAGGTACACGGGCTGCCTGGGCCACGGGGGATACTTGTCACATCATTTGGTCTCAGTGCCTTTGAAAAGCAGATTATAAATGAAACCAAAGCTAAGAATTTTCTTAGAATTAGGTTGAACGTAAGTACTACCTTCAGGAAGAAAAATCGTTTACCTGGTTTCAGAACCTAGGCCTTGGAAAGATGTTAGATATTAGAGTTGATTCCTCTCAATCCATGGGTTTTAACTACCACAATATTACTGGATGCTATTTTCTTCTTAAGTGAAGAGTAAGCCGCTTCAGTTTCTGCGAAGGCCATCTTCCTAAGGCTAAGGTCACACTTGCAAAGGACGAGGTTCACGCTGCCACACTTTTTAGAACttggtaggaaaagaaaaaattcaaaatgcagATCTCTGTTCATTCAGCTATGATACACAAACAACTCTGCCcaagagttattttattttgcataacaagtttattttttttaaaaggcatttagaCAATAAACAAAGTAAACAATCAGATCTTCACTTCTACCCAGTATTATCTGTCTTAGAACTGTTCCATTAAGTTCCAGTCTCTAAACATCTTAAATTTCAATAATCGTCCTCTTCATCAGAGTCCATGACTTTTCTTCTGTTGAACTGGAGGAGGGAAATTAAGTGAATGTCATAACACGTTTAATAAGGCGTAACTCAGACTCTGAGAACAACAAGCTCTACCTACTACAGCAAGACACCAGGTCTTTAAAACAGCTTAATGTTTCAGGTCTACGGGGGAGGGGGAACGACAGATCCCCTCGGCACTTTCTCCCCAAACTTTCACAAAATGGAAATGTCTATGGGCTGAAACATGTTTTGATATGGTGTGTATTTAACACTTAACACTTAAAACAgcaatctttttcttttgccaCGAGCATTTGGGGACACTTACTTtaactgtggttttcttttctgtttgttggcTTACTTTTTCAAGGATTTCTATTAAACCTTGTTCTGATACCTAGGAtaaccagaaagaaaaacagtactAAGAGTTTATCTCAGGAGACAATGGTTTTAATCATTCTGGGATGTGGGGGAAGAGgtcaagagggaaggaaaggcaaGATGGGAGGGTCTAACTAGCAGTTTGTTCCACAAGAATTTCGCTCTGCGAGGCTCACTTGAGGAAAGGTAAGTACCCATCGACATTAGCTTTCTCAGGAGAGTCCAAGGTTCCCGTCGTTTAAGAACACCTCCATCACCACCAGCGGACAACCACCTACACCAACCGCTGTTAAGGGTCAGGCACAGGGACCCGTAACAGAGGGTCTGCCCCGGAGAAGCGTAAGTGCAGGAGAAGTCACTCAGAAAAGATGAAGCAGTCGTCTTGTCTCCGGTGCATGCTCAGCGTAAGGGGTTCAGGGCAGAATGACTCCCGCAGGCTgtggaggcagcaggtgcaggtggGGCTCCTCTGGATCTTGAAGGAAGGTCAGGCTCACCAGAAGACGCGCATCACGGCGTCACAGCAGCGCACGTAATAACCAGAAATTTTAGCACCTCCTCATTTGCAAAACAAGCTTAACTTCCATCGTTGGCAGGACGTTAGTCGGTGTCACTGACAAACCTGCCTCCAGTGCAGAAGCAATTGGATGCTGACCCTAATGGTCCCTGGTTACACGCCCATCACTCACAACACCAGggagggaagcagcagagggttTTAGGAAAGGCAATCAGTTATCTTTTAGGATTTATGGCAGATACAACGATTCCCTCCTGTCTAAGTGCCTCACTGAAATAGTCACCAGGAATTTCTGTAACCAGAAAATGAAGCTGACCTTGTAAAGATGTTTGATAAAGTTAGGTAAGAGGTAGAACCGCCTCAAGGCAGGCCAGGCTTACCTTCCCACTGAGTTGTCCGTATCTTGCCATCTGTATGAGGTAATTCTCTACTGCTTTAGTTTTTTCAGGCTTTACAAGTGCTAAGTTACTtactaaaaagagaaagaaggagtcAAAACTAAATGCACTTACAGGACTTAAAACTATGCAGTGACATTTCCAAAGCACTTCACAGACGCGGTGGGCAGATGGTACTATTACCCCTCTtacagaggggaaactgaggttcagctGTGCCAGAGCCAAGGTTAAACCTGGGTCCTCAGATTCTAAGCCAGatgctctttaatatttttttttttttttttttttaaacgactGCCCTCTGGAACACAGTTTCTCTAATACCACACATTCGGAATCGTGATCATCCACCTCATGATGCTTCTACACTGTGCTTCAGGCTACAATACAAAATTCCTAGTTCGTCCTGATTGGGTTGTTTTACTACGTTTTCCTTCATTGGTTTGGTATTAGGAAAAGTTATGAATGTACACTGAAACAGACAATAACCCCCCCCAAGTCTCCATCCCCCACATCAACGGCCAGCAACATTTTGTGGCTGACTCGATTTAAGAGTTGTTTCTTGTAAATCTTACCTAATGTGCACTTGGAGATCATCTCCTTGGTAAGAGAGAACTGACCTGGTATTGTTGataatgatttaaatatatttatttagatttataaaCTTCACATTTCCTGCAGTATTATCTGCATCGTGTTTTTAGGTTAAACAATATTTAATCCAGAATTTAGGCATGGTTTCATAGATCACTGCCTATTCAACTGACTCAAGTCAATGTTATAGAAACAACTTAAAGGAAACAAGATGCTTACAACGGGCCCGGGCCGACTGATCCAGGACTTGGGCTAAGATACTGTTCCTCATCTCTGCTTCCCTACAACAAAAACAGGTCAGCAAAATTAGAACTATGCTGTCAGCATTCCTACCGGACATACGAAAACAACTTCTCCCCATGTTTCCCGAGACGGAAGGAAGCCTGCCGTGTGCACGGAATGTGCGACAGTGGGCACTGTGTGGGTGGCAGCACCATATTCAGCAAGAAGAGTCCACCTCTGCCCTCAAAAGCCAGCTTCATTTTATGTGGGTGGGTGTAGACTAGACCTACATCTTCACCGTTCAGGGGGGAGTTTTAGTTCAACCACCATTACCAACATTTATTCAGTACACAGTGTGTGAGACGTCCGAGAAATTTGTAGTGAGGAGAGTCCAAGGTTCCAGGCAATTAAAGGACCAAAGGATTAATCTGTGTGGTACTTTTAGAACTGAAGAAGCTGAGACCTAGGGAAGCTGTAACAGGGACACAGGTAATCATAGCCAAGCTAGAACCAGGCcctatgtttcttttcttctcaagatttatttatttgagagagccgATGACAACACGTGCCTAAGTgcggtgaggggcagaggaagagaagagaatctTCAGACTTGGTGAGCgcagagcccagcgtgggacttcatctcacaacccatgagatcatgacctgagccaaaaccaaaagctggacgCTTAGCGAGCTGAGCCACTCAAGCTGAGCCCAAGGTTTTGGACTCTCGGTTCCACTTTTCAAGTGGGCAGAGAGTGAAATTAAAACCCTGCAACTATCCTTGCATCTTTCTACCTATTCAAGCGGGAACTAGTTCAGATTCATAGGACAGTGGTTTTCAGACTTTTATTTAAGCAGcaaaaaaaatttccccccaaatgaAGTCCTTTAGGGAACTTAATACACAACACAGACAAAAGCAGATCCCCTGGCTGAATCAGAAGAGGAGCTGGGGCTGGCTGTACCACCTGACCACCCCCTCCTGAAAAGGTCTAGGGACAGGGCTTACAGCCCATTTCCACAGGCCATTTCCTTATTGCTCCTGAGTACTTCAACCCTGCTACGAACAGCCGTTACTGTATTTTACTGAATCTAAGATGCCATCGGTTGTAAGATGCACCATAGTTTTAGGTACctctaagaacaaaacaaaaataaaaaacaccccAGCTGAGTCTAGCAGGAGACCCTCACTCAAAGCTGGGGCATCAGAGTAACGTCCACAGTACAACAAAAAATATGCCAGCGGCTCAGAAAGGGACAGCAAGGAAGGACAGAGGCGTCGGCCTCAGCCCTGAGTGGAAGAAAAAAGTTCCTCTTAAGAGTTTGAACTTCAAGCTTTAGTCTTACAGGTTTGCTGTCTCAATTTAGGCTGCTTGAGGGGAAGTGGAATCTCAGGCACAGAATTTAACTTTAAAAGGTCTCAGGTTAGAAATGTACCCAAGTGATGATggcagaaacaaaaataaatcttctctGGAAGAATCCAGGACAAGAGTGATGCATAGGAGACATATCCCAATCTGTGTTAAAATACGAAAAAATGTACGCCTTAGAATCAATGAAATTCATGTAGTAGTTGCATTTTCTTAGCACCACTAACAAGCCATGTAAGGATGGAACCTTCTTTGCCTTGCCCATTTCTGTAGATCCAGCACAGTGCTTGCCCCAGACCTAGTGCTCGATGAATATCTGCTGAACGGGGGGCGCGTCggcggctcagtggctgagcatccgCCTCTTGGTCCTGGCTCTCTGGTCCTGGTCTCCAGGTCATGGTTTCTTGAGCCccgccttgggctcagagccCAGAGGAGAATCTGCTCaggccctctctccctccctctgcccctcccctcactcacatgTGCACTCagcctctaaaataaataaatacatctttaaatataaaatatatatattgttgctgaatgaatgagttaaatgGCAGCACGATGGAAAGAGGGGAACATGTGGTAGTGTTCCCTAATTAAGTACAGAGTTTCACAGAGTTTAGgttctgcaagatgaaaaagttctaaagatttgttaaataatgagaatataaataacaaagttatttaagttaaaaactgttataagggcagcccaggtggctcagcagtttagcgccgccttcagcccagggtgtgatcctggagacctgggatcgagtcccgcttcgggctccctgcatggagcctgcttctccctctgcctgtgtctctgcctatctcacgaataaataaatattgtttaaaaattgttataaaaaaaaggggaaaaaattgtcatgaaaattttatgtattcttaaaaattacaattagaaagaagaaaaaacccagATAACTGGGTCTTCACACAAAAAGTCTGCTATGCATGAGCTGCCCTGCCGTGTGTCGGGAATAAAAGAGCGGTAAGAACAAGGTAACAGTCAGTGCCTGTAGAGCATAAATGTGAGGCGCGGTGCCCGGTGCCCGTGTAATCCTCCCCGCGGCCCCGTGGGGCAGTCCTATTATCAGACTCATTTTAAGGTTAATCACAGTGCAGCAGAGAAGCAAACATCAATCAGCAATTGCAGTACAAGGTGAGCATGCGGAGTTCCTTACATGCACGTTTCTTTACTTAACAAATCATGAAAACACCCTgatcatgggggggggggcgacaaCGATAAAAAACCTCTACCCCAGAAAAACCTGCAAAACTCCTATGCCtatcaaaataactgaaaaaaaaaaaaaagggcaaaccACCCTTCAAAAAGTTCACAGCTGCAGCCCCTACCTGTGCTTTGCTTCCTGCTGGGCTGCA
This portion of the Vulpes lagopus strain Blue_001 chromosome 2, ASM1834538v1, whole genome shotgun sequence genome encodes:
- the PDCD5 gene encoding programmed cell death protein 5 isoform X1, with protein sequence MAEEELEALRKQRLAELQAKHGDPGDAAQQEAKHREAEMRNSILAQVLDQSARARLSNLALVKPEKTKAVENYLIQMARYGQLSGKVSEQGLIEILEKVSQQTEKKTTVKFNRRKVMDSDEEDDY
- the PDCD5 gene encoding programmed cell death protein 5 isoform X2, with protein sequence MAEEELEALRKQRLAELQAKHGDPGDAAQQEAKHREAEMRNSILAQVLDQSARARLSNLALVKPEKTKAVENYLIQMARYGQLSGKKFLVTISVRHLDRRESLYLP